In Phormidium yuhuli AB48, one genomic interval encodes:
- a CDS encoding PAS domain S-box protein: MSPDPEAYAALQEEVKHLRQIVSDREARLKQLEERLPACLYELHRSPTGALSWHQVSPGSRDLLRLEPQEFGIWVDRIHPQDAPRWHQAIATSEATETDLAWQGRVLIPQPNGAAIEQSIRILARPQPQEDGSTHWQGLAIAVDAPTVHATPSQTPAFFASLMEILPVAVFVKAAEDFRFCAVNSSGAQLLGQEVEDLLGKTDYDLFPQEQADYFRRVDESVLTHHEVVEIPRESVQVGDSNRLMRTHKLAIWDGDQPTHLAIISEDITDQEITKAQLAEQERTLRAIVDNAPIWIWTTDTSGHMNFINRTFCDDVGVTPEEVYAAAHYQEVFGEAAVANCLESDRISFGQDEPYCSDEFFPFVDGKIHHLETIKVRLKNTQGEVTGLVGLAMDATERKQAEAELAQQRLLLDAFIDTAPVGMAILDQQFRYLQVNEHLAAMTGYPVSNHIGRTLGEIAPDLAHQLYDKVEAMLMSGDPIFNQELTGETQANPGVEGHWLFSAFPIQDRDDSLIAFGATVLDITERQQAQDQLHTLTRNLQDAQRIAHIGNWEIDVATGQTTCSDEIFRIIGLPVRREPMPQEEMFHYFHPDDRPRVRQGIRHCIDTGQPSDIDVRIIRANGELGYVREKCEAQYDEVGNLVSIFGIAMDITDRKIAELTLRQSEERFRTLVEATTQIVWNANAKGAFTWEQPDWTKFTGMSFETLRDWGWINSIHPNDRNETTAVWSHAVQTRSLYQIEHRLRRADGVYRDMSVRAVPILDEDGNLREWIGVNMDITDRKDAERALQQSEAKLRQQAENLQKTLDQLRRTQNQLVQSEKMSALGQLVAGVAHEINNPVNFIYGNLTHADDYTQDLMQVIEAYQRRYPQTDPELEALLEEVDLDYLIDDLPKLLHSMRVGAQRIRDIVRSLRNFSRLDEAEFKAVNLHDGIESTLMILQNRLKAKPESVGIEIVRRYGDLPPVECYAGQINQVLMNILANAVDALEERHRKRSPSELDAAPSRITITTAVIEQQRVQILIADNGVGIPPQVQHQIFDPFFTTKPIGKGTGLGMSISYQIITDKHHGSLTCTSEPGLGTSFLIEIPIHQTAQDSSGV, translated from the coding sequence ATGTCTCCTGATCCCGAAGCCTATGCTGCCTTGCAGGAAGAGGTAAAACACTTACGGCAGATTGTGAGCGATCGCGAGGCACGCCTGAAACAACTTGAGGAGAGACTCCCCGCCTGTTTATATGAATTGCATCGTTCCCCAACGGGAGCTCTCTCTTGGCATCAAGTTTCCCCGGGCAGTCGGGATCTGTTACGGTTGGAGCCGCAAGAGTTTGGGATTTGGGTCGATCGCATCCATCCCCAGGATGCACCTCGCTGGCACCAGGCCATCGCCACCTCAGAAGCGACGGAAACAGATTTAGCCTGGCAAGGACGTGTCTTGATTCCCCAGCCTAACGGGGCAGCCATTGAACAGTCAATCCGCATCCTGGCTCGTCCTCAACCGCAAGAGGATGGTTCGACCCATTGGCAAGGATTAGCCATTGCCGTTGATGCCCCCACCGTTCATGCCACTCCCAGCCAAACCCCTGCCTTTTTCGCCTCCCTGATGGAAATTTTGCCGGTGGCGGTTTTTGTGAAAGCGGCTGAAGATTTTCGCTTTTGTGCGGTCAATAGCAGCGGTGCCCAACTTCTAGGGCAAGAGGTAGAAGACTTACTCGGGAAAACAGATTATGATTTGTTTCCCCAGGAACAAGCCGATTATTTTCGACGGGTGGATGAGTCCGTATTAACCCATCACGAGGTGGTGGAAATTCCCAGGGAGTCAGTGCAAGTCGGGGATAGCAATCGTTTAATGCGGACCCATAAACTCGCGATTTGGGATGGGGATCAACCTACTCATCTGGCGATTATTTCTGAAGATATTACCGACCAAGAAATCACGAAGGCTCAACTGGCGGAACAGGAACGAACTCTGCGAGCCATTGTGGATAATGCCCCCATCTGGATTTGGACTACCGATACCTCGGGGCATATGAACTTTATTAACCGAACTTTTTGCGACGATGTTGGGGTTACTCCAGAAGAGGTTTACGCTGCGGCTCACTATCAAGAGGTCTTTGGGGAAGCCGCCGTTGCCAATTGCCTGGAGTCCGATCGCATCAGTTTTGGCCAGGATGAGCCGTATTGTTCCGATGAATTTTTCCCGTTTGTGGATGGAAAAATCCATCATCTCGAAACCATTAAAGTGCGACTCAAAAATACTCAGGGCGAGGTGACGGGTTTAGTGGGGTTGGCCATGGATGCCACGGAACGCAAACAAGCAGAGGCAGAACTGGCTCAACAGCGATTGCTCTTGGATGCGTTTATTGACACGGCTCCAGTGGGGATGGCGATTTTAGATCAACAGTTTCGCTATCTCCAAGTGAATGAACATTTGGCAGCAATGACCGGTTATCCCGTCTCAAATCATATTGGACGAACCTTGGGGGAGATTGCACCCGATTTAGCCCATCAACTCTATGACAAGGTCGAAGCCATGTTGATGAGTGGAGACCCCATTTTCAATCAGGAATTGACTGGGGAAACACAAGCTAATCCTGGGGTTGAAGGGCATTGGCTATTTTCAGCCTTTCCGATTCAAGATAGGGACGATAGCCTCATCGCCTTTGGGGCAACGGTGTTGGATATTACAGAACGACAGCAGGCCCAAGACCAATTACACACCTTGACTCGGAATCTTCAAGATGCCCAACGAATTGCCCATATTGGCAATTGGGAAATTGATGTAGCCACTGGACAAACCACCTGTTCCGATGAGATTTTCCGTATTATTGGTCTCCCTGTACGTCGGGAACCGATGCCCCAAGAGGAGATGTTCCACTATTTCCATCCTGATGATCGTCCCCGGGTGCGTCAGGGGATTCGTCATTGTATTGATACGGGCCAACCCTCTGATATTGATGTGCGGATTATTCGGGCTAATGGGGAGTTGGGCTATGTTCGGGAAAAATGCGAGGCCCAATATGATGAGGTGGGCAATTTAGTGAGTATCTTTGGCATTGCCATGGATATTACAGACCGGAAAATCGCCGAGTTGACGCTGCGTCAGAGTGAGGAACGCTTCCGAACTCTTGTTGAAGCCACGACTCAAATTGTCTGGAATGCTAACGCTAAGGGAGCGTTTACCTGGGAACAGCCCGATTGGACTAAGTTTACGGGGATGAGTTTTGAGACGTTACGGGATTGGGGTTGGATTAATAGTATCCATCCCAATGATCGCAATGAAACGACCGCAGTTTGGTCTCATGCGGTGCAAACTCGCAGTCTCTATCAGATTGAACACCGCTTGCGACGGGCTGATGGTGTTTACCGGGATATGAGTGTGCGGGCGGTTCCTATTTTGGATGAAGATGGTAATTTACGAGAATGGATTGGGGTGAATATGGATATTACCGATCGCAAGGATGCGGAACGGGCCCTACAACAGTCGGAGGCGAAGTTACGACAACAGGCCGAGAATCTCCAGAAAACTCTGGATCAGTTGCGGCGGACGCAAAATCAGTTGGTGCAAAGTGAGAAAATGTCGGCCCTAGGACAGTTAGTGGCAGGGGTTGCTCATGAAATTAATAATCCAGTTAACTTCATTTATGGCAATCTCACCCATGCTGATGACTATACTCAGGATTTGATGCAGGTGATTGAGGCCTATCAACGGCGATATCCCCAGACAGATCCTGAGTTGGAGGCCTTGCTGGAGGAGGTGGATTTAGACTATCTAATTGACGATTTGCCAAAACTGCTTCATTCGATGCGGGTGGGGGCGCAACGGATTCGCGATATTGTGCGATCGCTACGCAATTTCTCGCGCCTGGACGAGGCGGAATTTAAGGCGGTGAATCTGCATGATGGCATTGAAAGCACGCTGATGATTCTGCAAAATCGGCTCAAGGCTAAACCGGAGTCAGTGGGGATTGAAATTGTGCGACGCTATGGCGATTTACCCCCAGTTGAATGTTATGCGGGGCAAATCAATCAGGTGTTAATGAATATTTTAGCGAATGCGGTGGATGCCCTGGAGGAACGCCATCGCAAACGCAGTCCTTCGGAACTCGATGCTGCCCCGAGTCGCATTACGATTACAACGGCGGTGATAGAGCAACAACGGGTTCAGATCCTGATTGCTGATAATGGGGTGGGGATTCCTCCCCAGGTTCAACATCAGATTTTTGACCCCTTCTTCACCACAAAACCCATTGGCAAGGGGACGGGGTTAGGGATGTCCATTAGCTATCAGATTATTACCGATAAGCATCATGGCAGTCTGACCTGTACCTCAGAACCGGGGCTTGGGACCAGTTTTCTGATTGAAATCCCGATTCATCAGACGGCTCAGGATTCTTCTGGGGTTTAG
- a CDS encoding ABC transporter ATP-binding/substrate-binding protein (This model describes the ATP binding subunits of ATP-binding cassette (ABC) transporters for nitrate transport, or for bicarbonate transport, in bacteria and archaea.) produces MSIFAEVDHIERVFDLPNGGTYVALSNIELKIRKGEFISLVGHSGCGKSTLLNLIAGLDKPTRGGIILEGRQVTEPGPDRMVVFQNYSLLPWLTVRENIALAVESAMGDRPRGEQRGIIEHHIDLVGLRHAAHKRPAHLSGGMKQRVAIARALAIRPKLLLLDEPFGALDALTRGGLQEQLMRICEESHVTCIMVTHDVDEALLLSDRIVLLTNGPASYVGQILDVPIPRPRTHVSVVKDPNYYGLRNEIVYFLNQQRRAKKRQSQPQPIEVHENGLEKVNLNLGFIPLTDCAPLVVAKERGFFEKHGLTQVTLSREPSWNAIESGIRDQRLDGAQMVAGMPLGMTLGRDNHTPLPVISGMTLSRNGNAITFHRRFYDEGVRTLADLKGFIAAHPDRRLTLGAVHPTSMHNLILRYWLASADIDPDRDLDIVIIPPAQMVANLKAGNIDGYCVGEPWNSRAVHEGIGFVMATDPEIWSGHCEKVLGVREDWAKTHPKTHLALIQALLEACDYCDDMRHREEVLDLICRPEYVGSDPIYTRPGFIDAYNKGVGDPQAIPRYNQFFCDKTNCPDRIEALWILTQMARWGITPFPRNWIEVLDRVRRLDVFSQAAQGLNMMDLGRDRNPVILFDGAIFNPDDPIHYLEQLQIKTNLMVTEVDLNPAPRELSAA; encoded by the coding sequence ATGTCTATTTTTGCTGAAGTTGACCATATTGAACGAGTCTTTGACCTCCCAAATGGTGGAACTTATGTTGCCCTAAGTAACATTGAACTGAAGATTCGTAAGGGTGAGTTTATTTCCTTGGTGGGTCATTCCGGCTGTGGGAAGTCAACCCTATTAAACTTAATTGCTGGACTCGATAAACCCACCCGAGGGGGCATTATCTTAGAGGGTCGCCAGGTGACGGAACCGGGACCCGATCGCATGGTGGTCTTCCAAAACTATTCTCTCCTGCCCTGGCTAACGGTACGAGAAAACATCGCCCTGGCCGTGGAATCCGCTATGGGCGATCGCCCCCGAGGAGAACAACGGGGTATCATCGAACATCACATTGACCTCGTCGGCCTACGTCATGCGGCCCACAAACGCCCCGCCCACCTCTCCGGGGGCATGAAACAACGGGTTGCTATTGCCCGGGCCCTGGCCATCCGCCCCAAACTTCTCCTCCTAGATGAACCCTTTGGGGCCCTAGATGCCCTCACCCGAGGGGGACTGCAAGAACAACTGATGCGTATCTGCGAGGAAAGTCACGTCACCTGTATTATGGTCACCCATGACGTGGACGAAGCCCTCCTACTGAGCGATCGCATCGTCCTCCTCACCAACGGCCCCGCCTCCTACGTGGGTCAAATTCTCGATGTCCCCATCCCCCGGCCCCGCACCCATGTTTCGGTGGTCAAAGATCCCAACTACTACGGACTTCGCAACGAGATCGTCTATTTCCTCAACCAACAGCGACGGGCCAAGAAACGCCAAAGCCAACCTCAACCCATCGAAGTCCACGAAAACGGCTTAGAAAAAGTCAACCTCAACCTGGGCTTCATCCCCCTCACCGACTGCGCCCCCCTGGTGGTGGCCAAAGAACGGGGATTCTTCGAAAAACATGGCTTAACCCAAGTCACCCTCAGTCGTGAACCCAGTTGGAATGCCATCGAATCGGGCATCCGAGATCAACGCCTCGACGGGGCCCAAATGGTGGCCGGAATGCCCCTGGGAATGACCCTGGGCCGGGACAACCATACCCCCCTGCCGGTCATTAGCGGCATGACCCTCTCTCGCAACGGCAACGCCATCACCTTCCATCGTCGTTTCTACGACGAAGGGGTGCGGACTCTCGCCGACCTCAAGGGCTTTATCGCCGCCCACCCGGACCGACGACTCACCCTGGGGGCCGTGCATCCTACCTCCATGCACAACCTCATCCTACGTTACTGGCTCGCCTCCGCCGACATTGACCCCGATCGCGACCTGGATATCGTCATCATTCCCCCGGCACAAATGGTCGCCAACCTCAAAGCCGGTAACATCGACGGCTACTGTGTGGGCGAACCCTGGAACTCCCGCGCCGTCCATGAAGGAATTGGTTTTGTGATGGCGACGGACCCGGAAATTTGGTCTGGCCATTGTGAAAAAGTCCTTGGAGTCCGGGAAGACTGGGCCAAAACCCACCCCAAAACCCATCTCGCCCTCATTCAGGCCCTGTTAGAAGCCTGTGACTACTGCGACGATATGCGTCATCGGGAAGAGGTTTTAGATCTCATCTGTCGTCCTGAATATGTCGGGTCTGACCCCATCTACACCCGTCCTGGCTTCATTGATGCCTACAATAAAGGTGTCGGCGACCCCCAAGCTATCCCCCGCTACAACCAGTTCTTCTGCGACAAAACCAACTGTCCTGACCGCATCGAAGCCCTCTGGATTCTCACCCAAATGGCCCGTTGGGGCATCACTCCCTTCCCCCGCAACTGGATTGAAGTCCTCGATCGCGTCCGCCGTCTCGATGTGTTCTCCCAAGCTGCTCAAGGCTTAAATATGATGGACTTGGGGCGCGATCGCAATCCCGTTATCCTCTTCGATGGGGCCATCTTCAACCCCGATGATCCCATCCATTACCTAGAACAATTACAAATCAAAACCAACCTAATGGTCACAGAAGTCGATCTCAACCCAGCCCCCCGGGAACTCTCGGCCGCCTAA
- a CDS encoding nitrate ABC transporter ATP-binding protein (This model describes the ATP binding subunits of ATP-binding cassette (ABC) transporters for nitrate transport, or for bicarbonate transport, in bacteria and archaea.), whose translation MQTLTNSTSDTYTTNDSYLVIDGLSKTYATPEGPYPVLDNIQLTVREGEFICLIGHSGCGKSTLLDMVSGFRQPSEGEVRLEGRRIKEPGPDRMVVFQNYALLPWLTAYENILLAVNSVFPKLKQRDKAAIVQEHLELVGLTEAADKKPKELSGGMKQRVSIARALALRPKVLILDEPFGALDPITREELQEELLRIWADHKVTVLMITHDIDEALFLGDRLVMMTNGPAARIGEILDLPFPRPRDRTRLMEQPEYYDVRNEALDFLYRRYAHDDT comes from the coding sequence ATGCAAACTCTAACCAACTCCACCTCTGACACCTACACCACCAATGACTCCTATCTCGTCATTGATGGCCTTAGCAAAACCTATGCCACCCCAGAGGGGCCCTATCCCGTTCTTGACAATATCCAACTCACCGTCCGGGAAGGAGAATTCATTTGTCTGATTGGGCACTCCGGCTGTGGTAAATCCACCCTCTTGGATATGGTTTCCGGCTTCCGTCAACCCAGCGAAGGAGAAGTTCGCTTAGAAGGACGACGAATTAAAGAACCGGGGCCCGATCGCATGGTAGTCTTCCAAAACTACGCCCTCCTGCCCTGGCTTACCGCCTACGAGAATATCCTTCTGGCTGTCAACTCCGTCTTTCCCAAACTCAAACAACGGGACAAAGCGGCGATCGTGCAAGAACATCTGGAACTCGTGGGCTTAACGGAGGCCGCCGACAAAAAGCCCAAAGAACTCTCCGGGGGAATGAAACAACGGGTATCCATTGCCCGGGCCCTAGCCCTGCGCCCTAAAGTCCTCATCCTCGATGAACCCTTCGGCGCCCTCGATCCCATCACCCGGGAAGAATTGCAAGAAGAACTGTTACGAATCTGGGCCGATCACAAAGTCACCGTTCTCATGATTACCCATGATATCGACGAAGCCCTCTTCCTGGGCGATCGCCTAGTCATGATGACCAACGGCCCCGCCGCCCGCATTGGTGAAATTCTAGACTTACCCTTCCCCCGGCCCCGCGATCGCACCCGACTCATGGAACAGCCCGAATACTATGATGTACGCAACGAAGCCCTAGACTTCCTCTATCGTCGTTACGCCCATGACGACACCTAA